One genomic segment of Kiritimatiella glycovorans includes these proteins:
- a CDS encoding mannose-1-phosphate guanylyltransferase — MMGERYAVIMAGGKGERFWPLSTSQHPKQLLSLVGKRPFLAQAVERLEGLVPPERVWVVTNRDLVDATRAAVPEVPAEQIVGEPMGRDTAAAVACGGALIKARDPDGVFCILTADHVIGDLPLFRSTLRGAMDLAAGEDLLLTIGIEPSEPSTGFGYIEAGEPYAEREGVSFHRAARFVEKPDRATAGEYCASGRYCWNSGMFVWSVPALQRAFDEYRPQLSGLMDELSAAAEAGTLDEAMARTYPELEKISIDYALMEKASNIVMARGTFAWDDVGSWPAVRNHWAADEAGNTVQGTCETLDGGGNIVYSPDRLTALIGMEDTVVVQAEGVTLVCPRDRAQDVKKLVGKLREKQGYENLL; from the coding sequence ATGATGGGCGAACGATACGCGGTGATCATGGCGGGAGGCAAAGGCGAGCGGTTCTGGCCGCTCAGCACCTCGCAGCATCCGAAACAGCTTCTGTCCCTCGTCGGGAAGCGCCCGTTCCTCGCGCAGGCGGTCGAGCGGCTCGAGGGCCTGGTCCCGCCGGAGCGGGTGTGGGTGGTGACCAACCGGGACCTCGTGGACGCCACCCGCGCGGCGGTGCCGGAAGTGCCCGCGGAACAGATCGTCGGCGAGCCCATGGGGCGCGATACCGCGGCGGCGGTGGCCTGCGGCGGGGCATTGATCAAAGCCCGCGATCCGGACGGCGTCTTCTGCATCCTCACCGCCGACCACGTGATCGGCGATCTCCCGCTGTTCCGTTCCACGCTCCGCGGCGCGATGGACCTCGCGGCCGGGGAAGATCTGCTTCTCACCATCGGGATCGAACCCTCGGAACCGAGTACCGGGTTCGGCTACATCGAGGCGGGCGAGCCCTACGCCGAGCGCGAGGGCGTGTCGTTTCACCGCGCCGCGCGCTTTGTGGAAAAACCGGATCGCGCCACCGCCGGGGAATACTGTGCGAGCGGCCGCTATTGCTGGAATTCGGGAATGTTCGTCTGGTCGGTGCCCGCGCTGCAGCGTGCCTTCGACGAATACCGCCCGCAGCTCAGCGGGTTGATGGACGAGCTGTCCGCGGCGGCGGAGGCGGGGACGCTCGACGAGGCGATGGCGCGCACGTATCCGGAACTGGAGAAGATCTCCATCGACTACGCCCTCATGGAGAAGGCTTCCAACATCGTCATGGCGCGCGGAACCTTTGCATGGGACGACGTCGGGTCGTGGCCGGCGGTGCGCAACCACTGGGCCGCCGACGAGGCCGGCAATACGGTTCAGGGGACCTGCGAGACGCTCGACGGCGGCGGCAATATCGTTTACTCGCCCGATCGCCTCACCGCCCTGATCGGGATGGAGGATACTGTCGTCGTCCAGGCCGAAGGCGTCACCCTGGTCTGTCCCCGCGACCGCGCGCAGGACGTGAAGAAGCTGGTCGGGAAACTGCGCGAAAAACAGGGGTACGAAAACCTGCTCTGA
- the trpA gene encoding tryptophan synthase subunit alpha has protein sequence MKKTRISKLFDGLRDRGERGFIAYLTAGDPDPGATVEYVQRLIRAGVDLVELGFPFSDPVADGPVNQDSAIRALEAGTDFAKVMDLVRRVRESSEIPIVIYSYMNPLCARGFDRAMAEAAEAGVDGFLLLDLPMEEDREYRAAVKSHGLDSIMLITPTTPEERIRKIVRHGSGFVYCVSRAGVTGVQQRIESGAEGLVGSIRRHTEMPVALGFGIGSPERAAEAARYADAVVVGSALVDRFHRLGGREEGRAEVEAFAASLVGAVKAR, from the coding sequence TTGAAGAAGACGCGCATTTCAAAGCTGTTCGACGGGCTCAGGGATCGGGGCGAGCGCGGGTTTATCGCCTACCTCACCGCCGGCGACCCCGATCCGGGCGCTACGGTCGAGTATGTTCAAAGACTCATCCGGGCCGGAGTGGATCTGGTCGAACTCGGGTTCCCGTTCTCCGATCCGGTGGCCGACGGACCGGTCAACCAGGATTCCGCGATCCGTGCCCTTGAGGCGGGCACGGACTTTGCAAAGGTGATGGACCTCGTTCGTCGCGTCCGCGAATCGTCCGAAATCCCGATCGTGATCTATTCCTACATGAATCCGCTGTGTGCGCGGGGGTTCGACCGGGCGATGGCCGAGGCGGCGGAGGCGGGGGTCGACGGATTTCTGCTGCTCGACCTGCCGATGGAGGAGGACCGCGAGTACCGCGCTGCGGTGAAATCTCACGGGCTGGACTCGATCATGCTGATTACGCCGACCACCCCGGAGGAACGGATCAGGAAGATCGTCCGCCACGGTTCGGGATTCGTCTACTGTGTTTCGCGCGCGGGCGTGACGGGCGTGCAGCAGCGGATCGAAAGCGGGGCCGAGGGACTGGTGGGATCGATTCGAAGACATACGGAGATGCCGGTCGCGCTGGGATTCGGGATCGGCAGCCCCGAACGCGCCGCCGAGGCGGCGCGCTACGCCGATGCAGTCGTGGTCGGCAGCGCGCTCGTCGACCGCTTCCACCGTCTCGGCGGCCGCGAAGAGGGCCGCGCGGAGGTCGAAGCCTTCGCCGCCTCGCTGGTGGGGGCGGTTAAGGCAAGGTGA
- a CDS encoding type III pantothenate kinase: MDASEHMLVLDVGNTGVTAGRYRAGRVSRVRRRDTGRADAGELRAWLTPSGDAIRQAAYASVVPEVNPLWRDALAAAGFSSVLPIGPHLDLGVAVDYPRPETIGADRLANAAAAARRYEPPVVVCDFGTALTFDVILAEKGYVGGLICPGLPLMFEYLAERTALLPRIGPGRVSRVIGRSTVGAMRSGARLGARGMVREVIEAVRADLDAERLSVCATGGQASWICGDMDIEVDPHLTLRGLGIIGERNPDRFEGM; this comes from the coding sequence ATGGATGCATCAGAACACATGCTCGTGCTGGATGTCGGCAACACCGGGGTGACGGCGGGGCGGTACCGCGCGGGCCGGGTCTCTCGCGTCCGGCGACGGGACACCGGACGCGCGGATGCCGGGGAACTCCGGGCGTGGCTGACGCCGTCCGGCGACGCAATCCGGCAGGCGGCCTACGCCTCCGTCGTCCCCGAAGTCAATCCGCTGTGGCGCGACGCACTCGCCGCGGCCGGGTTCAGTTCCGTGCTTCCGATCGGCCCCCACCTCGATCTCGGTGTGGCGGTCGATTACCCGCGGCCGGAGACGATCGGCGCCGACCGGCTGGCCAACGCCGCCGCGGCCGCGCGGCGCTACGAGCCGCCCGTGGTGGTGTGCGACTTCGGAACCGCCTTGACCTTCGATGTGATTCTGGCGGAAAAGGGGTATGTGGGCGGCCTGATCTGCCCGGGGCTGCCGCTGATGTTCGAGTATCTCGCGGAGCGAACGGCCTTGCTGCCCCGGATCGGGCCCGGCCGGGTGAGCCGGGTGATCGGGCGCAGCACGGTCGGAGCGATGCGCAGCGGCGCACGGCTCGGCGCGCGCGGGATGGTGCGCGAGGTGATCGAGGCGGTGCGCGCGGATCTGGACGCGGAGCGCCTGTCGGTCTGCGCCACGGGCGGGCAGGCTTCGTGGATCTGCGGAGACATGGATATCGAGGTCGATCCGCACCTGACACTGCGCGGGCTGGGAATCATCGGCGAACGCAACCCGGATCGCTTTGAAGGAATGTAA
- the nadC gene encoding carboxylating nicotinate-nucleotide diphosphorylase, with translation MTTGGILQLSGIGEAEALIEAALREDLGPDRLDATTLALVRGDRTARARLVTRAPCTVAGGPVAAAVFECVDPDTRVRTLIEDGRQAGAGEAVLEIKGRAGSLLTAERTALNFIQRLTGVATVTRRFVDAVQGTQARILDTRKTTPGYRALEKYAVRCGGGANHRMGLFDAVLIKDNHLHYRASCGDTPVADAVRDARAAFPHLTIEVEVDTLDQLDEALTAEPDWVLLDNMDPGTLREAVRRCAGRCSTEASGTMTLDRVAEVAAAGVDAISVGALTHSATAVDLALDFAED, from the coding sequence ATGACGACCGGCGGGATACTGCAGCTAAGCGGGATCGGGGAGGCGGAAGCGCTGATCGAGGCGGCGTTGCGCGAGGACCTCGGTCCGGACCGGCTCGATGCCACCACCCTCGCGCTCGTGCGCGGCGACCGGACCGCGCGAGCGAGACTTGTCACCCGCGCCCCCTGCACCGTGGCGGGCGGTCCCGTGGCGGCGGCGGTGTTCGAGTGCGTCGACCCCGACACGCGGGTCAGGACGCTCATTGAGGACGGCCGGCAGGCCGGAGCCGGCGAGGCGGTGCTGGAGATCAAAGGGCGCGCCGGTTCTTTGCTGACGGCCGAGCGCACCGCCCTCAATTTCATCCAGCGCCTCACCGGCGTCGCCACCGTCACGCGCCGGTTCGTCGATGCGGTCCAGGGCACACAGGCGCGCATCCTCGATACCCGTAAGACCACGCCCGGCTATCGCGCGCTGGAGAAATACGCCGTACGCTGCGGCGGAGGCGCGAATCACCGCATGGGACTCTTCGACGCCGTGCTGATCAAGGATAACCACCTCCACTACCGCGCATCCTGCGGCGATACCCCCGTCGCCGACGCCGTGCGCGATGCGCGCGCGGCCTTTCCGCACCTGACGATAGAGGTTGAAGTCGATACGCTCGATCAGCTCGACGAAGCCCTGACCGCGGAGCCCGACTGGGTGCTTCTGGACAACATGGACCCCGGGACGCTGCGCGAAGCCGTACGGCGCTGCGCGGGCCGCTGCTCGACCGAGGCCTCGGGTACGATGACCCTCGATCGCGTCGCCGAAGTCGCCGCGGCCGGGGTCGACGCCATCTCGGTCGGTGCGCTCACCCACTCCGCCACCGCCGTCGACCTCGCGCTCGATTTCGCGGAGGACTGA
- a CDS encoding AI-2E family transporter, giving the protein MIDDRNFMTALLGIVAVIAVGVVLDAAQVVILPLMIAWLLSYIFAPVVRRLIRYHINIGFAVMCVILFLLAVCYLGGMFVYARVASFAQEYEAYAQRFTEISADITTRLPYIKSSLAEVDWLQLAGKRIVAFSGSFVGFVSNLVMVLIFLVFMLLGKPYMKAKIRYAFPGGRSARVTDVLDSIAGQISRYLTAKLVISLITGLLVWGAMTAIGVDFPMTWGAIAFFLNFIPTIGSIIAGIPPTLMALVQFYPNYWMAVLTALIFMIIQVVMGNGVEPKMMGERLNLSPLVVLIALVFWGWLWGFIGALLAVPIAAAIKIVCENIEPLRPISIMMESGKRFWREEAQEGA; this is encoded by the coding sequence ATGATCGATGACCGCAATTTTATGACGGCGCTGCTCGGCATCGTGGCCGTGATCGCAGTGGGGGTCGTGCTGGACGCCGCGCAGGTCGTGATCCTGCCGCTGATGATCGCGTGGCTCCTCTCGTACATCTTCGCGCCGGTGGTCCGTCGTCTGATCCGCTATCACATCAACATCGGGTTCGCCGTGATGTGCGTGATTTTGTTCCTGCTGGCGGTGTGCTACCTGGGCGGGATGTTCGTCTATGCCCGGGTCGCCTCCTTCGCCCAGGAGTACGAAGCCTACGCGCAGCGGTTCACCGAAATCTCGGCGGACATCACCACGCGCCTGCCTTACATCAAGTCTTCGCTCGCCGAAGTCGACTGGCTGCAGCTCGCCGGCAAGCGGATCGTCGCCTTCTCGGGATCTTTTGTCGGCTTTGTGAGCAACCTGGTGATGGTGCTCATCTTTCTCGTGTTCATGCTGCTCGGAAAGCCGTACATGAAGGCCAAGATCCGGTACGCGTTCCCCGGCGGACGCTCCGCGCGGGTCACCGACGTGCTCGACTCGATCGCGGGGCAGATCAGCCGATACCTCACGGCGAAACTGGTCATCAGCCTGATCACCGGTCTGCTGGTCTGGGGGGCGATGACCGCGATCGGGGTCGATTTTCCGATGACCTGGGGCGCGATTGCCTTCTTCCTGAATTTTATCCCGACCATCGGATCGATCATCGCCGGCATCCCGCCGACGCTTATGGCGCTGGTCCAGTTCTACCCGAACTACTGGATGGCGGTGCTCACCGCGCTGATCTTCATGATTATCCAGGTCGTCATGGGCAACGGCGTCGAACCCAAGATGATGGGCGAGCGGCTCAACCTCAGTCCGCTGGTGGTCCTGATCGCGCTGGTCTTCTGGGGATGGCTGTGGGGCTTTATCGGCGCCCTGCTCGCGGTGCCCATCGCGGCCGCGATCAAGATCGTGTGTGAAAACATCGAACCGCTGCGGCCGATCAGCATCATGATGGAATCCGGAAAACGGTTCTGGCGCGAGGAAGCGCAAGAGGGCGCATGA
- the leuD gene encoding 3-isopropylmalate dehydratase small subunit, whose protein sequence is MEPLTTFRGTMAGIDRANIDTDAIIPKEHLKSVSREGFDRALFAEWRYRDDGSPDPEFVLNRPENQNARILVAGSNFGCGSSREHAVWALQQYGLRAIVAPWQGAGEDRTPAFADIFRNNALNNGLLPIELPPEEAEEIFNRLKASPGIEGSVDLEAQVLTVHDAGGEATYRFAIEDTVRERLLRGEDLIDLTLRHEHAITEYESGHSE, encoded by the coding sequence ATGGAACCGTTGACCACCTTTCGCGGAACGATGGCGGGGATCGATCGTGCAAATATCGACACCGATGCGATCATCCCCAAGGAACACCTGAAATCGGTCAGCCGTGAGGGCTTCGACCGCGCCCTGTTCGCCGAGTGGCGCTACCGGGATGACGGATCGCCGGACCCGGAATTCGTGCTGAACCGGCCGGAGAATCAGAACGCGCGCATCCTCGTCGCCGGCTCCAACTTCGGCTGCGGATCGAGCCGCGAACACGCCGTGTGGGCCCTGCAGCAGTATGGGCTGCGGGCGATCGTCGCCCCCTGGCAGGGCGCGGGAGAAGACCGCACGCCCGCCTTCGCGGATATCTTCCGCAACAACGCCCTCAATAACGGGCTGCTGCCGATCGAACTCCCGCCTGAAGAGGCGGAGGAGATCTTCAATCGACTGAAGGCGTCGCCGGGGATCGAGGGTTCGGTCGATCTTGAAGCCCAGGTGCTCACGGTGCATGATGCGGGCGGAGAGGCCACGTACAGGTTTGCGATCGAGGACACGGTGCGCGAACGCCTCCTGCGCGGCGAGGATCTGATCGACCTCACGCTCCGTCACGAGCATGCAATCACGGAGTATGAATCGGGGCATTCCGAGTGA
- the leuC gene encoding 3-isopropylmalate dehydratase large subunit, which translates to MEPQTLFDKVWNRHVVTELGGGEQLLYVDRHLVHEVTSPQAFEGLRLKGRRVRRPERTFATMDHNVPTGADRLCVRDEVSRAQIEALDRNCGEFGVRLFGLGDDHQGIVHIIGPELGITLPGQTVVCGDSHTATHGAFGSLAFGIGTSEVEHVLATQTIRQRKPAVNRVLFMGDLPGGCGAKDLILRFIGLYGTAAGTGAAFEFCGPAVRTLSMEGRFTICNMAIEAGARTGMIAPDEMTFDYLRAEERPYAPGGAALDRAIEDWRTLTTDEGAHFDHELEVDLSSLEPQVTWGTSPGMVTGVNGRVPQLDEVPNYRPADVQRALDYMGLKPGQAIGDIEVDTVFIGSCTNGRIEDLREAAEVMKNRRVAQGVRVLVVPGSERVRHQAEQERLDRIFVEAGAEWRYAGCSMCLAMNPDRLEAGERCASTSNRNFEGRQGMGGRTHLVSPRTAAAAAVSGRFTDPREF; encoded by the coding sequence ATGGAACCACAGACCCTTTTCGATAAGGTATGGAACCGTCATGTCGTGACCGAGCTGGGCGGCGGCGAGCAGCTGCTCTACGTCGACCGGCACCTCGTCCATGAAGTCACCAGCCCGCAGGCATTTGAAGGCCTGCGGCTGAAAGGACGCCGGGTGCGCCGTCCGGAGCGGACGTTCGCGACGATGGATCACAACGTGCCCACCGGCGCGGATCGGCTCTGTGTCCGCGACGAGGTCTCCCGCGCCCAGATCGAAGCGCTCGACCGCAACTGCGGCGAGTTCGGCGTCCGGCTCTTCGGGCTCGGCGACGACCACCAGGGCATCGTCCACATCATCGGCCCCGAACTCGGCATCACGCTTCCGGGCCAGACGGTTGTCTGCGGCGATTCCCATACGGCCACCCATGGCGCGTTCGGTTCGCTCGCCTTCGGTATCGGCACCTCGGAGGTGGAACACGTCCTCGCCACGCAGACGATCCGTCAGCGCAAACCGGCGGTCAACCGGGTCCTCTTCATGGGCGATCTTCCCGGGGGCTGCGGGGCCAAGGACCTGATCCTCCGGTTTATCGGACTCTACGGGACCGCCGCCGGGACCGGGGCGGCCTTCGAGTTCTGCGGCCCGGCGGTGCGGACGCTCTCGATGGAGGGCCGGTTCACGATATGCAACATGGCCATCGAGGCCGGCGCGCGGACCGGCATGATCGCGCCGGACGAAATGACCTTTGATTACCTGCGCGCGGAGGAGCGTCCCTACGCTCCCGGAGGCGCGGCGCTCGATCGGGCGATCGAAGACTGGCGTACGCTGACCACCGACGAGGGCGCACACTTCGACCACGAGCTGGAGGTCGATTTGTCGTCGCTCGAACCCCAGGTCACCTGGGGCACCAGTCCCGGCATGGTGACGGGGGTGAACGGACGCGTCCCGCAGCTCGACGAGGTCCCGAACTACCGGCCCGCCGATGTGCAGCGCGCGCTGGACTACATGGGGCTGAAGCCGGGGCAGGCGATCGGCGATATCGAGGTCGATACGGTGTTTATCGGGAGCTGCACGAACGGCCGCATCGAGGATCTGCGCGAGGCGGCGGAGGTGATGAAGAACCGCCGTGTGGCACAGGGCGTGCGCGTCCTGGTCGTGCCCGGATCAGAGCGCGTCCGCCATCAGGCTGAACAGGAGCGGCTCGACCGGATCTTTGTGGAGGCCGGCGCGGAATGGCGGTACGCCGGCTGCAGTATGTGCCTCGCCATGAATCCCGACCGCCTCGAGGCCGGCGAACGCTGCGCCTCCACCTCCAATCGCAACTTCGAGGGCCGCCAGGGCATGGGCGGCCGCACCCACCTGGTGAGTCCGCGTACCGCCGCGGCGGCGGCCGTAAGCGGACGATTCACCGATCCGAGGGAGTTCTGA
- the speB gene encoding agmatinase has translation MSREIPDFLESELSPRPAEQCLFHVIPAPLEETVSYGGGTRNGPEAILRASTQLEAFDEGLCACERGIHTAAAAGDPDAVRRTAAKALRCGAVPVLLGGEHSATLAPLKALRDEGVSFGLVQFDAHADLRDCYEGRRDSHACVMRRAIEDLDLPLFQIGVRAMSPGEHELRRERAIPHLDAESIAAGGVPAPLLPATFPGHVYITFDVDALDPSLMPATGTPEPGGLDWWTARRLIRAVTAGRRVVGIDVVELAPIPGMHAPDFTAARLTYALITAAADNA, from the coding sequence ATGAGCAGGGAGATCCCGGACTTTCTTGAATCCGAACTGAGTCCGCGGCCGGCGGAGCAGTGCCTGTTTCATGTGATCCCCGCGCCGCTGGAGGAGACGGTGTCGTACGGTGGGGGTACGCGCAACGGGCCGGAGGCGATCCTGCGCGCCTCCACGCAGCTTGAGGCGTTCGATGAAGGCCTCTGCGCCTGCGAACGGGGGATCCACACCGCTGCGGCCGCCGGCGATCCGGACGCCGTCAGGCGGACGGCGGCGAAGGCGCTCCGGTGCGGGGCCGTGCCGGTCCTGCTCGGCGGCGAGCACAGCGCCACCCTCGCCCCGCTGAAGGCGCTCAGGGACGAGGGCGTATCGTTCGGCCTGGTGCAGTTCGATGCGCATGCCGACCTGCGCGACTGCTACGAAGGGCGCCGCGACAGCCATGCCTGCGTGATGCGGCGGGCGATCGAGGATCTCGATCTCCCGCTCTTTCAGATCGGCGTGCGCGCGATGTCGCCCGGGGAGCACGAGCTGCGGCGCGAACGGGCCATTCCGCACCTGGACGCCGAATCGATCGCGGCCGGCGGTGTGCCCGCGCCGCTCCTGCCCGCGACCTTTCCCGGGCATGTGTACATCACGTTTGACGTCGATGCGCTCGACCCCTCGCTGATGCCCGCCACGGGTACGCCCGAGCCCGGCGGGCTCGACTGGTGGACCGCCCGGCGGCTGATTCGTGCCGTGACCGCCGGTCGCCGCGTGGTCGGCATCGATGTCGTCGAACTGGCCCCGATTCCCGGAATGCATGCCCCGGACTTCACCGCCGCGCGGCTGACCTACGCCCTGATAACCGCTGCCGCGGATAACGCCTGA
- the nspC gene encoding carboxynorspermidine decarboxylase, whose amino-acid sequence MTNQRPISPLYIVDEDRLRANLRTLAAVRERTGCRILLALKAFALWRLFPQMRAYLDGVCVSSPWEARLGREEFGGYVHAYGPACDDAGFRELEKYCDAISFNSRSQWERFARPARRAGSAVSYGLRVNPEHSTQPPGHALYDPCRPDSHLGLRRSQCEGMDFGEIDGLHMHTLCEQGAEALEVTLDALHGKFADILPAMRWLNLGGGHHITRGDYDVDLLCRLIDRARDLYGVEVILEPGEAVVLHAGVLLCTVLDVISAGNREVAVLDISCTCHMPDVLEMPYRPRVALMERGGSFPGADDPRGGREGRHAVRLAGHSCLAGDVIGDYAFPRPLRVGDRLAFEDMAHYTMVKTTFFNGVRHPSIAVRRDGRIVMLREFTYEDYKSRLG is encoded by the coding sequence ATGACGAATCAACGCCCTATATCACCGCTGTACATCGTGGACGAGGATCGGCTGCGCGCGAATCTGAGGACGCTGGCGGCGGTCAGGGAGCGCACCGGCTGCCGGATCCTGCTCGCGCTCAAGGCGTTCGCGCTGTGGCGACTCTTCCCGCAGATGCGCGCGTATCTCGACGGAGTCTGCGTCAGTTCACCCTGGGAGGCGCGACTCGGACGCGAGGAATTCGGCGGCTATGTCCACGCCTACGGTCCCGCCTGTGATGACGCGGGATTCCGCGAGCTGGAGAAGTACTGCGACGCGATCAGCTTCAATTCGCGGTCGCAGTGGGAGCGCTTCGCAAGACCCGCCCGCCGGGCGGGAAGCGCGGTGAGTTACGGTTTGCGCGTCAATCCCGAACACTCCACCCAGCCGCCCGGACACGCCCTCTACGATCCCTGCCGTCCGGACTCGCACCTCGGTCTCAGGCGCTCGCAGTGTGAAGGGATGGATTTTGGCGAGATAGACGGGCTGCACATGCATACGCTCTGTGAACAGGGCGCGGAGGCGCTTGAGGTCACGCTGGACGCCCTGCACGGGAAATTCGCCGATATACTGCCCGCGATGCGCTGGCTCAACCTCGGCGGCGGACACCACATTACACGCGGGGATTACGATGTCGATCTGCTCTGCCGGCTGATCGACCGCGCCCGCGACCTCTACGGCGTGGAGGTTATTCTCGAGCCGGGCGAGGCCGTTGTGCTCCATGCCGGCGTGCTGCTCTGCACGGTGCTGGATGTGATTTCCGCGGGGAACCGCGAGGTCGCGGTGCTCGATATCTCCTGTACCTGCCACATGCCGGACGTACTCGAGATGCCGTACAGGCCCCGCGTGGCGCTGATGGAACGCGGCGGAAGTTTTCCCGGCGCCGACGACCCGCGCGGCGGAAGGGAAGGGCGGCATGCCGTGCGGCTGGCGGGCCACAGCTGCCTCGCCGGCGACGTGATCGGCGACTACGCGTTCCCGCGACCGCTGCGCGTCGGAGACCGGCTGGCGTTCGAGGACATGGCCCACTACACGATGGTCAAGACCACGTTTTTCAACGGCGTGCGCCATCCGTCGATCGCCGTCCGCCGCGACGGGCGGATCGTGATGCTGCGTGAGTTCACGTATGAAGACTACAAGTCGAGGCTGGGGTAA
- a CDS encoding saccharopine dehydrogenase family protein, which translates to MRDKSGVLMIGAGGVGGVAAHKVAAHPEVFGDLVLASRTREKCEAVAAQLPRPVTTAEVDAEHGPELVELIRRHRPSLVMNLALPYQDLAIMDACLQCGVDYLDTANYEPRDTAKFEYSWQWAYDEAFRKAGLMALLGSGFDPGVTSVFCMYLRKHYFDELHAIDIVDCNAGAHNQPFATNFNPEINIREVTAKGCYWENGQWRETDPLSVRRSFDLPEELGGMNIYLMYHEELESLVKHVPGLQRARFWMSFSDAYLKHLEVLQNVGMTRIDPVDYRGQQIVPLQFLKAVLPEPASLGPETRGKTCIGCIVSGIKDGEPRTCYIYNICDHQQCYREVRAQAISYTTGVPAMVGAKQMIEGTWRGEGVFNMEQFDPDPFMADLEKYGLPWTVQEGAEPLP; encoded by the coding sequence ATGAGAGATAAATCCGGGGTGTTGATGATCGGAGCCGGCGGGGTCGGCGGGGTGGCCGCGCATAAAGTCGCGGCGCACCCGGAGGTGTTCGGAGACCTCGTCCTCGCCAGCCGCACGCGCGAAAAATGCGAGGCGGTCGCGGCGCAACTGCCCCGCCCCGTCACGACGGCGGAGGTCGATGCGGAGCACGGGCCCGAACTCGTCGAGCTGATCCGCCGCCACCGGCCGTCGCTGGTCATGAACCTGGCCCTCCCGTACCAGGACCTGGCGATCATGGATGCGTGCCTGCAGTGCGGGGTCGATTACCTCGACACCGCGAACTACGAGCCCCGCGACACCGCAAAATTCGAGTATTCCTGGCAGTGGGCCTACGACGAAGCATTTCGCAAGGCCGGCCTGATGGCCCTGCTGGGATCGGGGTTTGATCCGGGCGTGACGAGCGTGTTCTGCATGTACCTCCGCAAGCATTACTTCGACGAGCTGCACGCGATCGATATCGTCGACTGCAACGCGGGAGCCCACAACCAGCCGTTCGCTACCAACTTCAACCCGGAGATCAATATCCGCGAAGTCACCGCGAAAGGTTGCTACTGGGAAAACGGGCAGTGGAGAGAGACCGACCCGCTCTCGGTCCGCCGGTCGTTTGACCTCCCGGAGGAGCTGGGCGGAATGAATATCTATCTCATGTATCACGAGGAACTCGAGTCCCTGGTGAAACATGTCCCGGGGCTGCAGCGCGCGCGGTTCTGGATGAGCTTTTCGGATGCGTATCTCAAACATCTCGAGGTCCTGCAGAATGTGGGTATGACGCGCATCGATCCCGTGGACTATCGGGGACAGCAGATCGTTCCGCTCCAGTTCCTCAAGGCCGTGCTGCCGGAACCGGCTTCGCTCGGACCCGAAACCCGGGGCAAAACCTGTATCGGATGCATCGTCAGCGGGATCAAAGACGGCGAGCCGCGCACCTGCTACATCTACAACATCTGCGATCACCAGCAGTGCTACCGCGAAGTGCGCGCCCAGGCGATCTCGTATACCACCGGGGTTCCGGCGATGGTGGGCGCGAAACAGATGATCGAAGGGACCTGGCGCGGCGAAGGGGTGTTCAATATGGAACAGTTCGACCCCGACCCGTTCATGGCGGATCTCGAAAAGTACGGGTTGCCGTGGACGGTGCAGGAAGGGGCCGAACCGCTCCCCTGA